One segment of Chloroflexota bacterium DNA contains the following:
- a CDS encoding 6-phosphofructokinase, whose product MKRIGVLTSGGDAPGMNAAIRAVVRTGLSKGWKVMGIQHGYTGLCDNNVVAMGARDVGGIIQQGGTTLGSSRCPEFLTEEGRRKALRTLEEHAIEALVIIGGNGSQSGAHALSRMGFPVVGVASTIDNDLYGSEITIGVDTALDVALQAIDQLKVTASSHHRAFIVEVMGRDCGYLALMTGITGGAEYIVIPEFETDAEDVVNAIRMAYERGKAHALIVVAEGAKYNAHGLNHYFSEHHAEVGFDLRITTLGYVQRGGSPGAFDRLLATRLGAAATQYIKQGKFGVLAGLNKGQITPTPLAEVVANKKPLDLDLLRLSEALNI is encoded by the coding sequence ATGAAGCGGATTGGTGTTTTAACCAGCGGCGGCGATGCTCCGGGCATGAACGCTGCCATCCGTGCCGTGGTACGTACCGGTCTCAGTAAAGGCTGGAAGGTTATGGGTATTCAGCACGGCTATACCGGTCTCTGCGACAACAACGTGGTCGCAATGGGTGCCCGTGATGTGGGCGGTATAATCCAGCAGGGCGGCACCACGCTTGGCAGTTCCCGCTGTCCTGAATTCCTGACCGAGGAAGGCCGGCGAAAAGCACTGCGTACCCTTGAGGAACATGCTATCGAAGCACTCGTCATTATCGGCGGCAATGGCTCACAGAGCGGTGCCCATGCGCTGTCCCGGATGGGCTTCCCGGTGGTCGGCGTGGCCTCAACGATAGACAACGACCTGTATGGTTCCGAAATCACCATAGGAGTTGACACCGCCCTTGATGTGGCGCTGCAGGCGATAGACCAGCTCAAGGTGACTGCCTCTTCGCACCATCGCGCCTTCATCGTCGAGGTGATGGGCCGTGACTGCGGTTACCTGGCTTTAATGACGGGCATCACCGGCGGCGCGGAATACATTGTCATCCCCGAGTTTGAAACGGACGCTGAAGACGTGGTCAATGCCATCCGCATGGCCTATGAGCGAGGCAAGGCCCATGCCCTTATTGTCGTTGCCGAAGGTGCAAAATACAACGCCCACGGCCTGAATCACTACTTCTCGGAGCACCATGCAGAAGTGGGATTCGACCTGAGAATAACAACGCTGGGATACGTACAGCGCGGCGGCAGCCCTGGCGCTTTCGACCGCCTGCTGGCAACCCGGTTAGGTGCCGCCGCCACCCAGTACATTAAACAGGGCAAGTTTGGCGTGCTGGCCGGTTTGAATAAGGGACAGATAACACCAACCCCGCTGGCGGAGGTCGTAGCCAATAAAAAGCCTCTGGACCTGGACCTTCTGCGATTGTCTGAGGCGCTGAATATATAG
- a CDS encoding leucine-rich repeat domain-containing protein gives MRIKYLMVIILIFTLGLGACGPAEITFPDPNLEAAMREAIHKPEGAIRASDLKKMVAFSASGREIADITGLEHCTNLQELVLWNNRVSDISALASLPKLKKLYIGNNQIADISPLTPLTGLTELNLGINQIHDIAPLSSMTKLVWLDLWNNRISDISPVASLINLNSLYLSNNQITNISLLAPLTNLTKLYLSNNEISDIATLASFTKMRWLRLQGNEITDISPLVNLSNLEELWLQENRVGDISPLIGNGGLAAEDEVHLEDNPLDDKSVSDFIPQLEERGVVVTW, from the coding sequence ATGCGCATTAAGTACTTAATGGTCATCATTCTGATATTTACACTGGGCCTTGGTGCCTGCGGCCCAGCTGAGATAACTTTTCCCGACCCGAATCTTGAAGCCGCGATGCGGGAGGCTATTCACAAGCCTGAGGGCGCAATACGTGCTTCAGACCTGAAGAAAATGGTTGCTTTCAGCGCTTCCGGCAGGGAAATCGCCGATATCACAGGGTTGGAGCACTGTACCAACCTGCAGGAGCTTGTCCTCTGGAATAACCGGGTCAGCGATATTTCAGCGCTGGCTTCACTACCCAAATTGAAGAAACTTTACATTGGGAATAACCAGATAGCCGATATCTCTCCGCTTACCCCCCTCACCGGGCTCACTGAACTGAACCTCGGGATTAACCAGATTCATGATATAGCACCATTGTCGTCAATGACCAAACTTGTCTGGCTCGACCTCTGGAACAACCGGATAAGCGATATATCGCCCGTCGCCTCTCTTATAAATCTAAACTCGCTCTACCTCAGCAATAATCAAATCACAAATATATCATTGCTGGCCCCCCTTACCAATCTCACCAAGCTCTACCTGAGCAACAACGAGATAAGCGACATCGCCACACTGGCTTCGTTCACGAAAATGAGGTGGCTGCGCCTTCAGGGCAATGAGATAACAGATATCTCGCCCCTGGTTAACCTGTCGAACTTGGAAGAACTCTGGCTGCAGGAAAATCGCGTAGGCGATATTTCACCCCTCATTGGGAATGGAGGGCTGGCTGCGGAAGATGAGGTTCATCTGGAGGACAACCCACTGGATGATAAATCAGTCAGCGATTTTATCCCGCAGCTTGAGGAAAGAGGCGTGGTGGTGACCTGGTGA
- a CDS encoding peptidyl-alpha-hydroxyglycine alpha-amidating lyase family protein, with the protein MSFGTGKYTYELVDGWAKLPEGRSFLDVGGICIDAQDTLYILNRSEQPIMVFDREGNLLNSWGEGFFNRAHGSCIGPDGYIYCTDDRNHIVAKFTPEGKLLMTLGTKGQASDSGYLRTWDFWESLARIQRGAPPFNRPTGVAVTPSGEMYIADGYGNARVHKFSPDGKLLFSWGEPGGAPGQFRLPHNIRLDRQERVWIADRENSRIQIFSSQGEFITEWTDVIRPTDVFIDEEDTVYVSELCLRVSIFTIDGKLIARWGNEGKDKETALFHAPHAIAVDSRGDLYVGEVSMTSAGVDKGSRTIQKFARKK; encoded by the coding sequence ATGTCATTCGGTACCGGCAAATACACGTATGAACTGGTTGACGGATGGGCGAAGCTGCCTGAAGGTCGGTCCTTTTTAGATGTCGGCGGTATCTGCATAGACGCTCAGGACACGCTTTACATCCTGAACCGCAGCGAGCAACCGATAATGGTCTTTGACCGTGAGGGCAACCTGCTCAATTCGTGGGGTGAGGGATTTTTCAACCGTGCCCACGGCAGCTGCATCGGCCCTGACGGTTACATCTACTGTACCGACGATAGAAACCATATCGTCGCCAAATTCACTCCCGAAGGCAAGTTGCTCATGACGCTGGGCACGAAAGGGCAGGCGTCGGACAGCGGATATCTCCGCACCTGGGATTTCTGGGAGAGCCTGGCCAGGATACAGCGAGGTGCCCCGCCATTCAATCGTCCCACCGGCGTGGCGGTAACTCCATCAGGTGAGATGTATATCGCCGACGGCTACGGCAACGCGCGGGTGCATAAGTTTTCACCTGATGGCAAGTTGCTTTTTTCCTGGGGAGAACCCGGTGGCGCCCCGGGGCAGTTCCGACTCCCCCACAACATCCGACTGGACAGGCAGGAGAGAGTATGGATTGCAGACCGTGAGAACAGTCGGATTCAAATTTTCAGCTCACAGGGCGAATTCATAACGGAATGGACGGATGTTATCCGACCCACCGATGTTTTCATCGATGAGGAGGACACGGTCTATGTCTCCGAACTGTGCCTGCGGGTAAGCATCTTTACCATAGATGGCAAGCTGATAGCGCGCTGGGGTAACGAGGGCAAGGACAAGGAAACGGCGCTTTTCCATGCCCCCCACGCCATCGCGGTTGACTCACGAGGGGATTTATACGTTGGCGAGGTGTCCATGACCAGTGCCGGCGTTGACAAAGGCTCCCGAACCATACAGAAGTTCGCCCGTAAAAAATAG
- the mce gene encoding methylmalonyl-CoA epimerase, which produces MITRINHIGIAVNNIDQALKLYTEVLGLGLKEIEVVEEQRTKTAILPVGESKIELLESTDPEGPIAKYIEKFGEGMHHLALEVSDIEGALSEISKSGIPLIDEAPRRGVGGTHIAFLHPKGTGRVLLELVQS; this is translated from the coding sequence ATGATAACCAGGATTAACCATATTGGCATTGCCGTTAATAACATCGACCAGGCTCTGAAGCTCTATACCGAGGTGTTGGGCCTAGGCCTCAAGGAAATTGAAGTTGTTGAAGAGCAGCGGACTAAGACGGCCATTCTGCCGGTGGGCGAAAGCAAGATCGAGCTGCTTGAGTCGACGGACCCCGAAGGCCCGATTGCCAAATACATTGAAAAATTCGGCGAAGGTATGCACCATCTGGCTTTAGAGGTGTCTGATATTGAGGGTGCCCTGAGTGAAATATCAAAAAGTGGCATACCTCTGATAGACGAGGCACCCCGGAGGGGCGTTGGAGGTACACATATCGCTTTTCTGCATCCCAAGGGTACCGGCAGGGTGCTTCTGGAGCTGGTCCAGAGTTGA
- a CDS encoding 2-dehydropantoate 2-reductase yields the protein MDKKIAVLGIGAIGGTVGAYLTRAGHDVTLIDQWAAHIEKIRSDGLKVSDLDGGFTVPAKALHLSDASNLKEPFDIVFLSVKSYDTLWSAYLIEPHLKTTGFILPTQNALNDEVVASVVGFNRTVGCVTTVSAGVYEPGHVMRHDPLDRHCFTVGELSGLVSNRVKEVVALLSAVGPSEATTNIWGARWSKLTINAMANALAGITGPSLSTLNEKQRDTAYLLRIILGGEVARVGIALGVSIEPIWGVPSVEFAEATTMETVQKLKEKMAAIWSKQFLPADQLQKKVGAPQRPSLLQDIIKKRRTEVEYLNGEVVRKGRIAGVPTPMNQALLDLTLKIESGEAEPDPANLELLKKRISL from the coding sequence ATGGATAAAAAAATCGCGGTTCTTGGAATTGGAGCCATAGGCGGAACTGTGGGGGCATATCTAACAAGAGCGGGACATGATGTCACCTTGATTGACCAGTGGGCGGCGCACATAGAAAAAATCCGCAGCGATGGCCTGAAAGTGTCCGACCTCGACGGCGGGTTCACCGTGCCGGCCAAGGCGCTGCATCTCAGCGACGCCAGCAACCTGAAGGAACCTTTTGACATCGTCTTCCTGTCAGTCAAGTCCTATGATACACTTTGGTCCGCGTATTTGATTGAACCCCACCTCAAGACAACGGGTTTCATCCTGCCGACTCAGAACGCGTTGAATGACGAAGTCGTGGCCAGCGTGGTCGGCTTCAACCGCACCGTGGGCTGCGTGACGACTGTCAGCGCCGGTGTTTATGAGCCGGGCCATGTCATGCGTCACGACCCTTTAGACAGGCACTGCTTTACCGTTGGCGAGCTTTCCGGCCTGGTATCCAATCGGGTTAAAGAAGTAGTTGCCTTGCTCAGCGCGGTTGGCCCAAGCGAGGCCACCACCAATATCTGGGGAGCGCGCTGGTCGAAGCTGACTATCAATGCCATGGCCAATGCCCTGGCTGGCATTACCGGCCCATCGCTATCCACTCTGAACGAAAAGCAGAGGGATACGGCATACCTGCTCAGAATCATTCTCGGCGGTGAGGTCGCCCGGGTCGGTATCGCCCTGGGCGTGAGCATAGAGCCGATATGGGGAGTCCCGTCTGTTGAGTTCGCTGAAGCAACGACCATGGAAACCGTGCAGAAATTGAAGGAAAAGATGGCCGCAATCTGGAGCAAGCAATTTCTCCCGGCTGACCAGCTGCAAAAGAAAGTAGGCGCTCCGCAACGCCCGTCGCTCCTGCAGGATATAATAAAGAAAAGACGAACGGAAGTGGAATATCTCAACGGAGAGGTGGTCAGAAAAGGCAGGATAGCTGGTGTGCCCACACCCATGAACCAGGCGCTTCTTGACCTTACTCTGAAAATAGAGAGCGGTGAAGCCGAGCCTGACCCGGCTAATCTTGAGCTGCTCAAGAAGCGTATCTCGCTGTAA
- a CDS encoding glucose 1-dehydrogenase: MGDLFDLHGKVAIVTGGNGGIGKGIADGLASAGSDIVIFARNEKKTAEAVDDIKKKYGVKVLGLQVDVGQEESIQNGVKQVLDEFGKASILVNNAGVNIRKMPEEYTVEEWDWVLGINLRGAFLCAKAVYPTMKEAGGGKIINIGSMTSLFGLAKVLCYACSKAGMVQLTYTLALAWAKDNIQINAILPGWIDTPLTVGARRDFPGLDDFVLDRVPAGRWGVPGDFAGAAIFLASGASDFVTAEYIKVDGGFAQGTNTVHPSAR, encoded by the coding sequence ATGGGAGATTTATTTGACCTGCACGGGAAAGTGGCCATCGTTACCGGCGGCAACGGTGGCATCGGCAAGGGAATCGCCGACGGCCTGGCGTCAGCCGGAAGCGATATCGTCATTTTTGCCCGCAATGAAAAAAAGACCGCAGAGGCAGTGGACGACATTAAAAAGAAATACGGGGTAAAAGTACTGGGTTTGCAGGTTGACGTTGGCCAGGAAGAAAGCATTCAGAACGGCGTGAAACAGGTGCTCGATGAGTTCGGGAAAGCCAGTATCCTGGTCAATAACGCCGGCGTCAATATCCGTAAAATGCCCGAGGAATATACCGTTGAGGAATGGGACTGGGTTCTGGGCATTAACCTCCGCGGCGCTTTCCTCTGTGCCAAAGCGGTTTACCCGACCATGAAAGAGGCCGGCGGCGGCAAAATCATCAACATCGGTTCCATGACCTCTCTTTTCGGGTTGGCCAAGGTTTTGTGTTACGCCTGCAGCAAGGCAGGCATGGTTCAGCTAACATACACCCTGGCCCTCGCCTGGGCCAAAGATAATATCCAGATTAATGCCATCCTCCCCGGCTGGATTGACACTCCTCTGACCGTAGGCGCGCGACGGGACTTCCCCGGGCTGGATGATTTTGTGCTGGACCGGGTGCCGGCCGGCCGCTGGGGAGTACCGGGTGACTTTGCTGGTGCTGCCATTTTTCTGGCCAGCGGGGCCTCTGATTTTGTCACCGCCGAGTATATCAAGGTAGATGGTGGCTTTGCTCAGGGCACGAACACGGTTCACCCTTCCGCCCGATAG
- a CDS encoding electron transfer flavoprotein subunit alpha/FixB family protein, whose translation MVFAEQQESEINPISYELLGKGRELADKLGERLSGVLFGDRIADAAPELIYHGADRVYLYDHPTFHELDLLNYKHNMVRLAREVNPEIFILGATHWGRSLGARVAAALGTGLTADCTGLDIDPNGNFIQIRPAFSGNVLAHIRTKTRPQMATVRYKVMRSLSRDVTRKGEIIRKNTEIIPSLLTIARKERRNEVNIADAEVIISGGAGLKKAKDFSLLANLAGLLGATVGSSRPPVDSGWIRKEHQVGFSGNTVKPKIYFACGISGSSQHLAGMRESDVIIAINTDPSAPIFNIADYGIVGDLYEVVPKLIEKIKRCRA comes from the coding sequence ATGGTTTTCGCCGAGCAGCAGGAAAGCGAAATCAACCCGATATCGTATGAGTTGCTGGGCAAAGGAAGAGAACTGGCCGATAAGCTGGGAGAACGCCTCTCCGGTGTTCTCTTCGGCGACAGGATAGCTGACGCCGCACCGGAACTTATCTATCACGGCGCAGACAGGGTATATCTGTACGACCACCCTACTTTTCACGAACTAGACTTGCTGAACTACAAGCATAATATGGTCAGGCTGGCAAGAGAGGTGAATCCGGAGATATTTATTTTGGGGGCGACTCACTGGGGGAGGTCGCTGGGGGCCAGGGTAGCGGCGGCACTTGGCACCGGTCTGACGGCGGACTGCACCGGCCTGGATATTGACCCAAACGGAAATTTCATTCAAATCAGGCCTGCTTTCAGCGGCAATGTCCTGGCCCATATCAGAACGAAAACAAGGCCCCAAATGGCCACGGTGCGGTATAAGGTCATGCGGAGTCTGTCGCGAGACGTAACCCGCAAGGGAGAAATAATCAGAAAAAATACGGAAATTATACCTTCTCTGCTCACCATAGCACGCAAGGAGAGGCGGAACGAGGTCAACATCGCTGATGCTGAAGTGATTATCTCCGGCGGTGCCGGGTTGAAAAAGGCAAAAGATTTCTCCCTGCTGGCAAATCTGGCCGGGCTTCTGGGCGCAACCGTCGGCTCCAGCCGACCTCCGGTAGACAGCGGCTGGATACGCAAAGAGCATCAGGTGGGATTCAGCGGCAATACCGTCAAACCCAAGATTTATTTTGCCTGCGGTATTTCCGGCAGCTCACAGCATCTGGCCGGCATGAGAGAATCAGATGTCATCATCGCCATAAATACTGACCCCTCAGCCCCTATATTTAATATTGCCGACTACGGGATTGTCGGCGACCTTTATGAGGTAGTTCCGAAACTAATAGAAAAAATCAAGAGGTGCCGCGCATGA
- a CDS encoding sugar kinase, with the protein MFDIVAFGEVQLRLATQNFQRLEQASSLDATIGGAELNVMVTMQRLGLKTSYVTRLPKNPLGRMVQNKAREHGVDTSHVIWSDGDRLGVYFLEFGALPRPSSILYDRANSAISKIQPGMVDWDNVFSQAKAFHVTGITPALSSSCLEATGEAMSKAHKKGLLVSFDLNYRAKLWSQEQAKAGLSPLMKYVDVLITTEEDTARVFQIEGKDWKEVARKLADTFGCKIVAITLRENITVWRNNWTAIILADGRIYEDQTYEVEVVDRVGSGDAFAGGFLYGYLTDKGIEASLKYGNAGAVLKHSCPGDLVWFTLEEVEKLIAGKGDLRISR; encoded by the coding sequence ATGTTTGATATCGTTGCCTTTGGTGAGGTGCAGCTTAGACTGGCGACCCAGAATTTCCAGCGACTTGAGCAGGCATCAAGCCTCGACGCTACTATCGGGGGTGCCGAGCTTAACGTCATGGTTACCATGCAGAGGCTGGGGCTTAAGACCTCATACGTCACACGCCTGCCGAAAAACCCGCTGGGCAGGATGGTGCAGAATAAAGCCAGAGAGCACGGCGTTGATACCTCGCACGTTATCTGGTCGGACGGAGACCGGCTTGGCGTCTACTTTCTCGAATTCGGAGCATTGCCCCGCCCCAGTTCCATCCTCTACGACCGGGCCAATTCCGCCATCTCCAAAATACAGCCGGGGATGGTGGACTGGGATAATGTCTTTTCTCAGGCAAAGGCTTTTCACGTTACCGGCATCACCCCTGCCCTGAGCAGCAGCTGTCTGGAGGCCACCGGTGAAGCCATGAGCAAAGCCCACAAAAAAGGGCTACTCGTTAGCTTCGACCTCAACTACCGGGCCAAATTATGGAGCCAGGAACAGGCCAAAGCCGGCCTGTCTCCATTGATGAAATATGTGGATGTGTTGATTACCACAGAGGAAGATACGGCACGGGTATTCCAGATTGAGGGCAAGGACTGGAAAGAGGTCGCCCGAAAGCTGGCCGATACCTTTGGCTGCAAAATCGTGGCCATCACCCTGCGAGAAAACATCACCGTATGGCGCAATAACTGGACCGCCATAATCCTGGCGGACGGACGGATTTACGAAGACCAGACATATGAGGTCGAGGTTGTGGACCGGGTGGGCAGCGGCGATGCCTTCGCCGGCGGCTTCCTGTACGGCTACCTTACCGACAAAGGTATTGAAGCCTCGTTAAAATATGGCAATGCAGGGGCGGTATTGAAACACTCCTGCCCCGGAGACCTGGTCTGGTTTACCCTGGAGGAGGTGGAGAAGCTTATCGCCGGCAAGGGAGACCTCAGGATAAGCCGCTGA
- a CDS encoding electron transfer flavoprotein subunit beta/FixA family protein: protein MRIIVPIKQVPDMNQVRFEVDRGRVDRSSAGVEINPFDLNALEAAVQIKEDAGGTVTAISMGPHRAESSLRDALARGADDAVLLEDRKFAGADTLATSYTIACAIRKLGAFDLILCGEKTVDGDTGQVGPEIAEHLNIPHIAYVSWLEVRGGTMVAQCEMGGRAYTVESAFPVLLTITKDLNIPRLPGFRDKAKARQVAVAVWGARELASVADTSRYGVRGSPTRVHRVIIPSEENRKGKIFRNAVEEAIDEIASELLNHLN from the coding sequence GTGAGAATAATCGTGCCCATCAAGCAGGTCCCGGACATGAACCAGGTGAGGTTCGAGGTGGACAGGGGCAGGGTCGACCGCAGCTCCGCCGGTGTGGAAATAAATCCCTTCGACCTCAATGCGCTGGAGGCAGCGGTTCAAATAAAAGAGGACGCGGGTGGTACCGTTACTGCCATCAGCATGGGGCCGCACCGGGCGGAATCATCGCTGAGGGACGCGCTGGCCAGAGGGGCAGACGACGCCGTACTGCTTGAAGACCGGAAATTTGCCGGCGCCGATACGCTGGCCACATCATACACCATTGCCTGCGCCATCAGGAAGCTTGGGGCATTTGACCTCATCCTCTGTGGCGAAAAAACGGTTGACGGAGATACCGGTCAGGTTGGGCCCGAGATTGCCGAGCATTTGAACATACCGCATATCGCCTATGTATCCTGGCTGGAAGTGAGAGGCGGGACGATGGTCGCCCAGTGCGAAATGGGCGGACGTGCCTACACCGTGGAGTCCGCTTTTCCGGTGCTGCTCACCATAACCAAGGATTTGAACATCCCGAGATTGCCCGGCTTCCGTGATAAAGCTAAAGCACGCCAGGTCGCGGTGGCAGTATGGGGCGCCAGAGAGCTTGCCAGCGTCGCCGATACCAGCAGGTACGGAGTGCGCGGGTCACCGACCAGGGTGCACAGGGTCATTATCCCTTCCGAGGAAAACAGAAAGGGGAAGATTTTTCGGAATGCAGTGGAGGAGGCAATCGATGAAATTGCCTCCGAGCTACTCAATCACCTGAACTAA
- a CDS encoding alanine racemase, which yields MAEQKILYPSLNTPAALIDLDTLEANISGMSLRAAEAGLKLRPHAKIHENATVAKKQIASGACGVEVGVVEQAEAMAEQGIDDIIIAHPGYYGGPKGEILKKLLTKSGLKLALVVDMLEQAEIISQLAQAAGRKASVLIKIDLGRSTRFGVPPGKPVLDLAVQLRKLPGIEFIGIYAHEMGIKPTPEDIDEVALEAAEIMTENARMLRDKGMEIEHVSVGASSTFSSTCRFCKEGKFPELTEVHPGAFAVGDIRYMKMGGNTREACAVTVLTTVISTSHSDWAVIDAGYKTFGSDSLFEYRDSPDFWWQGRLSYGSVQGRPDLWFGRMSAEIGFLYYMKPGKKLNLGERLEIVPNNATLTINIHDQIYGVRNGVVEEVIPVTGRGRGN from the coding sequence ATGGCAGAGCAGAAAATACTGTACCCATCATTGAATACACCTGCAGCACTCATTGATTTGGATACTCTGGAGGCAAATATAAGCGGGATGTCCCTGCGGGCAGCTGAGGCGGGGCTAAAACTCAGACCACACGCCAAGATTCACGAGAATGCGACAGTAGCCAAAAAACAGATTGCGTCTGGCGCCTGCGGTGTGGAGGTAGGCGTTGTAGAGCAGGCGGAGGCCATGGCCGAGCAGGGAATCGATGATATTATCATTGCCCACCCCGGCTATTATGGCGGTCCCAAAGGAGAAATACTCAAAAAACTGCTGACCAAGTCCGGGCTGAAGCTTGCCCTTGTGGTTGATATGCTGGAGCAGGCTGAAATCATATCGCAGCTGGCTCAAGCCGCGGGCAGGAAAGCAAGCGTGCTGATTAAGATTGACCTGGGCAGGAGTACTCGCTTTGGTGTACCGCCCGGCAAGCCCGTTCTGGATTTGGCGGTGCAACTCCGCAAGCTGCCGGGCATCGAGTTTATCGGTATCTACGCACACGAAATGGGTATAAAACCGACCCCCGAGGACATCGATGAGGTGGCTCTGGAAGCGGCCGAGATAATGACGGAAAATGCCAGAATGTTGAGAGATAAGGGCATGGAAATAGAGCATGTCTCAGTGGGCGCCTCTTCCACCTTTTCTTCCACGTGCCGTTTCTGCAAGGAAGGGAAATTCCCCGAATTAACCGAGGTTCATCCTGGAGCATTCGCTGTCGGCGATATCCGGTATATGAAAATGGGCGGTAACACGCGGGAAGCGTGTGCCGTAACGGTATTAACTACGGTGATAAGCACGTCGCATAGCGACTGGGCGGTTATCGATGCTGGCTACAAGACTTTCGGCAGCGACTCTCTCTTTGAGTACCGTGACAGCCCTGATTTCTGGTGGCAGGGCAGGCTGAGCTATGGTTCGGTCCAGGGGCGCCCCGACCTGTGGTTCGGACGTATGTCGGCTGAGATAGGCTTTTTATACTATATGAAACCGGGGAAAAAGTTAAACCTGGGCGAGCGTCTGGAAATCGTGCCCAATAATGCCACCCTGACCATCAACATACACGACCAGATATATGGCGTGAGAAACGGCGTCGTTGAGGAGGTAATACCGGTAACCGGTCGTGGACGCGGCAACTAA
- a CDS encoding FAD-binding oxidoreductase produces the protein MSTVEKLQEIVGSDWVVTNREQMESYLADETADATRPKPADNVVLVKPASAEEISAILKMANEEKTPVFIRGGGTGICGGAVPIADGILLSMERLDRIVEVDRDNLMVVVDAGVPYGNMLEAVEEAGLFFPPHPGAEGAHIGGLVACNAGGARAVKYGVIRNFVRGLEVVLPTGEIITTGGKLMKNNQGFDLMHLLINSNGALGVITKVIFRLCPKFNSSGTLVVSYDSRHKAIDTVPQILQSGIIPLAIEYVERDVIESSARALSMTWPATKGQAYLIVILAGDSEDEVYSQGERVSDICERNDAVDILIAERREEQANILKIRSEIYFSLKPSVADVLDITVPPASIGVMMDRVDEIARQYNVKIPAYGHAADGNLHPHLMTKLVEKGILRDVKRAIYREAIKLGGVITGEHGLGVIRLADLDLCPDGKTWELMRGIKRVFDPNNILSPGVGVP, from the coding sequence ATGAGTACAGTAGAGAAATTACAGGAGATTGTGGGCAGCGACTGGGTGGTCACGAACCGGGAGCAGATGGAGAGCTACCTTGCTGACGAAACGGCCGACGCTACAAGGCCAAAACCGGCTGACAACGTGGTTCTGGTAAAGCCGGCGAGTGCCGAAGAGATATCTGCCATATTGAAAATGGCCAATGAGGAAAAGACCCCGGTCTTTATCAGGGGAGGTGGCACCGGGATATGCGGCGGTGCCGTGCCCATTGCCGATGGCATTCTTCTTTCTATGGAGAGACTGGACCGGATTGTGGAGGTGGACAGGGACAACCTGATGGTTGTTGTCGATGCCGGCGTACCATATGGCAACATGCTGGAAGCGGTGGAAGAGGCCGGGCTGTTCTTCCCTCCTCACCCCGGTGCCGAGGGAGCGCATATTGGCGGGCTGGTCGCCTGTAACGCCGGAGGGGCAAGGGCCGTAAAATACGGCGTCATCCGCAACTTTGTCCGTGGGCTGGAAGTGGTGCTGCCGACCGGTGAAATAATCACCACCGGAGGCAAGCTGATGAAAAATAACCAGGGATTTGACCTGATGCACCTGCTCATCAACAGTAATGGCGCGCTGGGTGTGATAACCAAAGTCATCTTCCGTCTGTGTCCGAAGTTCAACAGCAGCGGCACCCTCGTCGTTTCCTACGACAGCCGCCATAAAGCCATCGATACCGTTCCCCAGATATTGCAGAGCGGCATAATACCGCTGGCCATAGAGTACGTTGAGCGCGACGTCATCGAAAGTTCGGCCAGAGCGTTGAGTATGACCTGGCCGGCCACCAAAGGGCAGGCGTACCTGATTGTGATTCTGGCTGGCGATAGCGAGGACGAAGTTTACTCTCAGGGCGAACGGGTATCGGATATCTGTGAACGGAACGATGCGGTTGATATTTTGATTGCGGAAAGGCGGGAAGAACAGGCGAATATCCTCAAAATAAGAAGTGAAATCTATTTTTCATTAAAACCATCTGTCGCTGACGTTCTGGATATAACCGTACCACCGGCAAGCATCGGCGTGATGATGGACCGGGTGGACGAGATTGCCCGGCAGTACAATGTAAAAATCCCTGCCTATGGACACGCCGCCGATGGCAATCTCCATCCCCATCTTATGACGAAGCTGGTCGAAAAAGGCATACTGCGCGATGTGAAGCGAGCGATATACCGGGAAGCAATCAAGCTGGGCGGCGTTATCACCGGTGAACACGGGCTTGGGGTAATCAGGCTTGCCGACCTGGACCTCTGCCCTGATGGTAAGACCTGGGAGTTGATGCGCGGCATCAAGCGTGTTTTCGACCCCAATAATATTTTAAGCCCGGGCGTTGGGGTGCCCTAG